The following DNA comes from Miscanthus floridulus cultivar M001 chromosome 5, ASM1932011v1, whole genome shotgun sequence.
gttgtagaactttgaatttggaacaacttttatttttggagatttttgagttactatataaatttgggagtaatttgggaaattaggtgagtggcaattttgtaattttactgaacagtacccgcggacgacacctcaccgtcggcgacctTTCGACGGCTTCCAGTCGCGCCCATGGCCATCTTCGGTGTCACGTTGGCGTGAGAAGGCTGCtgtgtggcttctccttgcttcttggccACGCTATAAAGCTCGCGACGTCgacgttcttctcttttcttctcctCTACTTTTTCCGTCGCCACCGTGCTGCTCCAGCGAGCTCGCACCATCGCCATAGCGCATACCAGCCTCGGCAAAGCCTATCTCAGCTCTGCCTGTGAGTTGCAAACCCAGCCAAACCGCCCTTGTAGCTTGACTTTGCCAAGAAGCGTCGCTCGTTgcttttcttcctcacggccggcagcgtCACCGGTGATCCCGCTTCACCATGGCCGTAGCTCTACGGTTAGCCTCTGCCCTTGCGAAGTGTTGCTCCATCTTCTCCATGTTGCCGTGATGCTTTGTGCCTTGTTgcttgaccattttgtccaccgcaACCACTAGAGCATCGTCGCCGACGTTGTTCGCACTGCCGTGATTGCTGTGACCGACGACGagcttctccgttgctcctcGAGTCCATTTTTCTGCTCGAgcatgtttggggtgagctcctgatgcttcaTGGGCCTTTTATTTAATCGCTATCGGCCTGGTTTCGCCGGTGTAGCATAGCCACGCTGTCGtgggcaccatggccggcgtcaagctcgTACCCCGCTGTAATTAGTCTAGCTAGTATAGTTAGTCGATGCGTTGTGATGTGGAGAGTGTGTTGGTACCCtcaccgtcgccgttgatctcaccggcggcgagaaatcaCTGGTCAAAGCACGGTCATCGCTATTGAGCGCGGGAGGTCgacgctgacatgtgggaccccgtTGTCACTGACCgttatttgaaaatggatttttctattttacaaattgaatgaatagtgctgtgatttgttatttttgtatagaattaattagagctccaaaaattatgaaatttttgtgtaacctctttgtgatgtaaactatttagtaaaaatattaaATGATGATTTCAGtattttttaaatgtgataaaaattgatctaattaattaataaatgagcttccatgatttttctaggctttattatttatctaaaaattataaaaattgttttgacacttagttatcatgtgataagccttcataaaaattttgagatcatttggagaaagttgatttatttcatatcttttaattaaataattaattcataaaagcaaatagtaaaccttaatgacttaggttttgtttgaatttttgattgagtgatgaccttgggtcattagtatagaaTAATTCTTGAtatttaaagtaagtgtttgaatttatgaaattgtttaattagttgttggtttgcaactgtaccgcgaaggaaagttgtattcaagttattaatttttgcatccattgtcaagcatcatgtttcatatcgcgcatcatattaaacatggcattgttactacatgtagtgaacaaaAGCAAGAATGTGGTAGTGAATTAGGTtgaggaggaagttaatccgtctgttgaggtcgggtttgataattgtggaacgtcttcggaacctgacttttccaacaatcaaggcaagcctcatatgcatttaaacctaccttgtgttttacaaagttatatcgcttttgcttttatatactacattaagtgattaggagttgagtgaaaacctaattggtgcattaccaaccttgtttttccatatcaaccttgttacctgtTTTAATCCGAGAATgtctatttatgcttagccatgcttagaatgataaaagtcaggtgattacctgtcacctgtgagatataaatggatttttggatacgactggttaATTATGTTTTTATGAGATATAatcttgtggagtaataaatctagaccgggcggattcggtgtatgagagccacaagacttggaggtcttatgagcgggttctttctgcctgtgtcgattaagacacgtccgttgttgaattgcatgaggtgagactttatagtaccGATCAtatactctagtaagccttaacttggctattctagtacgagaatggctactcgcgcactgggagtgcagagatggcgagagtagcatgtaaccacgtggtaatgggctggattggtggagtactgtattcttaggtggcgcggacccattcttgttttagaggatctaagggcaggttggtatatggaggtcagggacctacatatgtcgtgtggttgggaatccctagctgggttataatcggtttgaatcgtcgttgctcctgggttatggagactcaactcactgttcatcatcgtagttaataaatgaaacttgaggaagttttgagaaagggtttgatatgaaggtcATAATCttaatacggatcatggcagattcatatatgattttgataaggattaaatgttaaaagaaagaatctttttaaagagcctttacgcaaaagaaccttttttattgctaaagccataccttgaatccctgagcctgcattcctaagtcttatcagtttttgtttcagttaagtcttgttgagtacttttgtacccttgttgcaggtgagcctcatgagtaggtctgctttggaccgtgctgcatgactgttgtttcgattgatgatgataagtgaatgtgtgacccTTGAGCAGGGTACTTATAttatgtgtttgtattatgttactaatgccacgccactactatggtttgtaatatttatcaaacttagtttgtaaggtttgaaacaactggtttataaactaagttattgtaagacttctgctattttactatgatgtagatatttgaataaatgttgtaatactacaatgactctgtaatgggatcctgctcgggaAATCgtagatgattcggggttccgtGGAGACAcctgacagtcttcttaagttaccgagaacatatgcatagtcgtcagaggtcattggacagtgacagatgcatgtgggccctataatttaggaggttctaccacagcgcGTCACAGCGGTGGCGGCTTGGCAAGGTCATCTGATGGCTTCACATTCGTGGGCGCAGGGGTCGTAGATGCCACGTCGCATCCGGCGGTGGCCCGTCCGACGACCGCGGCGGTGGTAGTCTGATGGCTTCGCGATCATAGGCACATGGGTCGTAGACGCCTTATCGCGTTTGACAGCGGCCCGTCCAATGGCGGTAGCGGCTTGGCGAGGTCATCCGATCCGGCGACTTCAAGGTCTTGGGCGTAGGGGTCGTAGGCGTTGCGTCGCGTCTGACAATGGCTTGGCGAGGTCGTCCGATCTAGTGGCTTGGCAGTCGTGGGCACAGGCGTCGCGTCGCGTCCAGCAGCAGCACGACGACGACGATTCCTTAGAGCGAGACGAGCTAGGAGCTGGACGTCGTGCCCGTGTGGTAGTTTTCTGGAGTGAGGCGAGCGAGACGGGGGCTGTGGTTCCTTCTAAAGAGATGAGCGAGGGGGTGGGGTATTAGTATAGATGGCCAATGGTCCAGCCCAGCACGGCACCGGCCCGTGCTAGGCATGGCCCGATAGGGCACGGTACGAAAGGGCCCATCAGGCCACCGGGCCATGCCGCACCAGTCCATCGTGCCTGGCTAACGGCCTAGTCATAGCCTGTCGGGCCAATTTCCATGCATGGGCCGCCCCGATGAGCTCGGCCTTTTTAGCAGGTTAGGCTGGCCCAAGGCCCACCAAAAGCGacagagaggagggggaggcgaggagtggaggtggcggcggccgccGACAAGCTTCCCCCAGGTCGCTTGATGCCGGATCTGGCAAAGTAGCTGGCGGAGGAGGCGAGTCCAGCGAAGTAGCGGCTAGATCCGACGAAGTAGCGGCGGAGTTGGCGAAGTAATGGTGAAGTAGCTGGCGGAGTTGGCACCGGGCATGGGGTGTGGAGGAGGCGGCTAGAGCAAGACGCGTAGGGGGTCATGGAGGTGGCGGCCGTCGCCGCACTCGATGCCGTCACTTGGTGGAGGTGGAGCTCTAGAGGCGGCGACATGGGGATGGGGGAGGCGGAGTggagtggaggtggaggcggtggCATGGCCGAGGATGGAGCATGCGGTGTCGACTGCCACGCACCCACACCTAGCCGGCGAATGAAGAGAGAGGgagcaagggagaagagcgaTGCCGCGAGTGGGGAGCGGGGAGGGAGGGGAGCTGGGCTCGTCGGCGCGTCGCGAATTGCAGAGGTGAGAGGAGGAGTGAGCACTGTGGGTCTGCGACGTGGGGAGGCCAGGAGGGGGATGTGTGGGGTCTACGGTGTTAGGGACTTATGGTTCAGGAGGGGTGGGGGTGGCCGAGCGGGCCGGCTACGGGAGCAGGCCGGCACTAACGGCCGGGGCTCTTAGCAGGCCGGCTTGCCAGGCCGTCACCGGGCCGTGCCATGCCGGCCCACATGCctagggtaaggcccaggcatgGGCTGCTCCTCTGGGCCGTGCCAGCCTAGGCCTGCTAGTCGCCGGgccaggccgtgcttgggccgggccaaaaaaaTGGGCCTTGGGGCGGGCCGATGGGCTCGGGCTACATGGCCAACTATGGGTATTAGTAAGAGGGAAAGGGAATTCCTTGTGatccattaaaaaagatcgtaattctctgaaaaaattcagcggacTTCAGTGTCActgttttaacttttttttacccttcatgccactgccgtcagattGGGCTCTAATggtgtcaaactgcaggtgtgaaaaatcAAAAATATCCTtaggtctaaatatgtcattaatttttttagtatcttaacgacttcaaatggaaaaactcaaaactagaaagtggtagatctcgtcgagatctataatttttatataaaaattatcttcatttaataccgccaaaaagatatgatttttctaagatatattaatcatatcaaatcatatctttttttttagaattaaataaagataatttttatatgaaaattatagatctcgacgagatctacatctttctagttttgagttttttcatttgaagtcgttaagatgctcaaaaaaattaatgacatatttaggtctaagggtatttttgacttttcacacctacagtttgacaccgttagagtcCAATCCGACGGCAGTGGCATGTAGGGTAAAAAAAatggagcagtggcgctgaagtccGCTGAACTTTTTCAGTGACTCATAAGGAATTGCAATCTTTTATAATGGCTCATAAGAAATTCCCTAGTTACGGAGGTGGAGGTGATTAGGAGTGCGGAGACCATAACACGAGGATGTTTTTAGTAGTAGAGATAAGACAGAAACCATAACATGAGGATGTTTTTAGCGGTAGAGATAAGACAGAAGGGGTCTACTGTTAGTCTGTTACTATTTTCGCTCTCAGTTTTTTTGGCGATGCTTGGCGCAAGCGAACGCTATATGGTTGTGCGCTTTGCACTCTACTGCCCAAAGTTCGAACCCCCTCGGGGGCGGATTTGTTGGCCGGAGGAGGCGCAGTTTATCTACGCGttgaaaaaaatcccctcgtctgctTCACGCCAAAGCAAAGGTCTAAGGCCAAACTAGTCTCACGGGAGCTGTGGCACGGGGCAGAGGTTTGGGGGTTTTCTCGATTTACGTGAAAAGGTCTTCTTCTTAAGTACAATGCTCAGGGGCTGTCTTACCTCCACGGGTCAAACTTTTTTTTGTTGAGATGCTTGGCTTGTTGCTTAGTCACTAGCTAAATGGAACATTACTGACTTTATTTGGTACTTTTGTGTTTTTGTGAGATCCCCACCAAGAGCTAAGGACCTTACCCAGGAGAAGGCAAGAAGTCTTGGGATAACAATTATTAGCTTGGTGTACGTGTATTACCGGAGTTTGATGTAGCTTTTGTTTCCTTATTCAGGACATTAGGGGCTGTATCACACTTTGAACTCCGACTGGGTCGATGGATGCATGAAATTgcacttaggccccgtttagttgccaaaaaattttgcatagtaactgtcacatcgaatcttacggtacatgcatggagtactaaatgtagacgaaaaaaaaactaattacacagttggtcgagaaatcgcgagacgaaacttttgaacctaattaatccataattagacactaattaccaaatacaaacgaaatgctacaatgagccaaaatccaaaaatttttggatctaaacgcacccttagcCAGTTACCATTATGTTTGGCATGTCAATTGGAGACTATTGTAACCGATGGTCTTTTGAATCTTTGACAAGTGATGTGTTGGATTTTAATGTTAGTGTGTACTTGCTTCACATACTATCATCGCTCTTAGGAGCAACTGTTCATGTTTCATGAAAACTCCATGTAATACCAATGGTTGACTACAAGCATAATGTTTGAATATCATACTCAAAGTATCGTTTTTTAAAGTACAATACATGTTCAAGCTCCAATTATCGTGATATTATTATTTTTTCGTTGCAACATACATGCATGATCCAGTATAGATTAAAAGATCTCTGTTTATCGGCTTTAATAAAAGTGGGTGGTCTGTTATTTTTTTTAACCCATCACGTTGGTATAACAGTCAGTTCGAGCGAAGGAAAACAAATTACAAGTACCAATATTTTGTTAAAAAAACATGTACCTAAATCCCCTGTCACGTAGACGTAGCCCACACCAGTCGTGCAACCCGAACCCCAACAAGGCCACAGCCCCACGCCCACCGGGTCAGATCGCACCACTTCACAGTTCACACGCACCCGACCGAACCAGGCCGGCCCGTCTCGCGTCCCGTGGCGTCGCGCGCACCACCTtctcctccctccccttcttccccaGGGAGAAGAGCCAACACCTCGCCTGCATACGGACGACGCACCACCCCCCCTGCCCCCGCAACCCCGTTCCACCGCGCCCGATCTCCGGCGTCGACACCGCCGCCTCCGGCGAGGCCCTTTCCGCGCTCTTGAGGCCTCCCCAGGTGCCTTCAGGCCTTCGCACCCCGCCTCGTGGGCTTCCCCGGGCTCCCCtgccccaaaccctaaccctagctcctGTCTTGGGGCCGTTCATGTTCATCCCCTGCTCCATCGGGCGCTCCAGTCGGCTCCCTCTGGCTCCCACGGCCCCGTAGGGTCGCAATTGAGGTATGTAGAATGCCGTGCGGTGTTGTGGGTGGCAGGTCCGAGTGGTCAGTGCTGGGGGACTGCACCGGCGGCTGCTGAATTGTGCTGCATTTGGGCTTGGGCGGGCGTGGGGTGGTACATGCGCTGGTCCGCTCCACGTAGTAATCGCTGAGCCAGAGTTAACTAGTAACGTGCATGGGCTAAAAGTACGTCATGTCACTTTTCAGTTTGGGAAATGGTGTGGGCGGGCTCAAAAATGTGATTTTTTCTGTACTTGTTCTGACGGTCCTGGATTTTTCTTCTGATATGGAAACTAATGACATCGTTTAAGCAGCTTGTCAGGTTGTGTGTTTTTTTTGTTACTTGATAAGGCAAAATGCTGCTATTTCTCTGTGTGCGCCATTGTTAATTGGGCAAGGGATGTCATGTCATTTGCAGCGCTTGCTCATGTTTGTTGGTCACATGCCGTTATGTCAAAGTCTGTCATTGAATTATTGTGGTTAGacttattttatatctttttacatgttttccttttgcttgagCCTTATATGACAGGAGTGCGTTTCTTGTTAGAAACTCTGATTGGTCCGTTGTTTCAGATAGCATTAGTTGGGTGTATGTTGACCGGCGTTTGGTGCAGGAAACAGAGTGTCTCTTTTCTTGACTTGAGAATCTGAGAGGACACTGCAGTTTAATGGCACACACTTCTGACTACATGTGCATACAATGATGCATGGGCAAAGCCTGCTTCTGTGGTCCAGTGGCTATTGAGCTGTTCTCTATGGGAGGTATTGCTGAATGTGGTGTGAGCGTTGACACTAAAGCTTCACCACGTCGTGCAGCCATAGAGAAAGCTCAAGAGGAGCTCAGGTACATAAACTAATAGACCTTGCTCTGAACTTACACTACATACCTGATGCTCAGCAATGCAAAACTCCAGGCAGGAATATGATGTCCGTGAAGAACGAAGGAGGGAGCTTGAATTTCTGGAAAAGGTTTGCATTGGCATCCTTATGGTTTGCACATTGAATTTGCGTCAGAACTTTTTTTCCTTATTTATTCACTTATTGTTGCAGGGAGGCAATCCCTTGGATTTCCAACTTGGCCATGTAGCTTCGCTTAGTGTACAGTCCACTTCTGTGACAGAACAGATAGCTGAACAGAATGTGATAAGGTGATAACTAATTACTGATCTATCATTTGATAACATTGTTTATTCATCTAAGCCTTTTGTGTCTATTGTACCGCAGTGAGACCAAAGGTAGTTTTGCATTTGCTACGTCACCTCATGGGGATTCTGTTGAAAGCAGTGGCAAGCCAGGAAATTCATTGTGCCGTGAAGGCAATACAGCCGATAATCTTATGCTTTTGGATGGAGATGCCAGCAACATAGGTGGGGAGAAAATTTCGAAACGTGGAACTAAGAGAACTAATTCAGCTCAAGCCGAGCAGTTCCTGCACCGTGATGGTCAGAACAATGCAAAAGAAGAAGATTCTGGGTTGTTCCGTCTTGGTCCAAAGAGCCAAGCGTACGCACGACGTAGGTCAAAGTCTATCAGAGAGAATGCAAATAGTGCATCTGTTAGGTATCCACCAATTCCTCCATTGAGTTCTCAGCAAAAAGATGTAACGGGGTTAATCCCAGAAACCAAGACTGAGGATAATGGTGTTTCATCCATTGGTGATTCAAAACCGACTAGTCCTAACTCTAAAAATATGCTGAAAAATGCATCAGTACTGAATGATAAGGTGGCAATGGAGACGGAAAATGTTCAAGCAATTCCGGAAGGCAACCAAACATCCAAAACTGAGTTATCAAACAGCAACAATGGCAGTCCTGCTATGGAGATTTCACCAAACAGTGTGCCTGATAATTCTCATCTTACTGTAGGTGATCAGATGGCTACTGCATTTGCTTCTGTGGAATCCCCAGATGCTATTTCAAAAGTAGCTGCTTCAAGGATAGTTTGTTCTCTCCCATCTATATCCAATGAAATATCGAAAGAAGCACAAACTCTTGAGAAGACATGTAATAGCCCATCTATGGTAAGTGTGGTTGACATTCATGCAGATGGTATGGATAACAATGGTGCAACCCCTTACTCTGCTGTCAAAAGTGCTAGTTTGAATGAAAATGAAGTCGATCCAATTCATGCATATGCTGCCAAAGCTGTTACTGAACATCCAGGTCAAAATGAGCATCTTGTACCAGTGAGTGCAGATGAAATGGCTGATGAAGGCTTGAATAAGATCCTACCTGACAACCAGGATGACAAGAAAGATGGTCAACTGGAAGTTAGTAGTCGGCCTGTCGTTTTGGATGACAGTTCTACTCCTGCACATCCTGAATTTAGCAATTCCTTCTGTGCAAAAGATGAAACAGAAGTTTGTAACAATGCAGTAGATTCAAAAAATAATGCAGAACAGCTTGCTACTTCTAATCAGGGAAAAGGGAACATGGAGGAATGCAAAGATTCTGATGGAAATAATGCAAGTGAATTGAGTGTTGCCCAAAAGCTAGCTTCTGTTACTGTGCCCCCTGCCACAGACACAAGTGATGTGAGTAACTTTGTAGAAAATGATGTTGAGAAATCTAGCAGAGATCAGGAGAAGATAGCAAAGAAGGAATGTGAAGATTCTGTCGTTGCAAAGAAGGATCACGAAGATGCTATCCTCAGAAGGGCACGGTATATAGAGGTATACCTAGTATATAAACCCTTCGTTTCTGATAGTGCTCTTTTGCTTCTAAAAAGGGAAAACTCATTACTTGGCACAGGCAAATATTAAGAGGGCTGGTGAACGGTCTCTCTGCAATATTTCTTTGGAGAAGAAGCGGAAGAGCCACTGGGATTTTGTTCTGGAGGAGATGGTCTGGATGGCAAATGACTTCATGCAGGTTCTTCCTCAACTGTTCCTTCTATGAACTGAAATATTTTTGCTGTGCAGCTCCCCATTGTTGACTTGAAAAACTTATTTGAATATCTCGCTTCCATAATAGGAGCGCCTGTGGAAAAATGCAGCTGCAGCACAGATGTCCCACTGGATTTCTTCTAAAGGGCGAGCGGTATTTGAAGAAGCAAGCATTCAGAGAAAGCAGAAATCTGTTGCCAGAGTTCTGGCCAATGGTATTATGAGCTTTTGGCGTTCAGTCTATACTTTACGAGCTAGTGGTGGTATTCCTAAACCAATGCCAATAGAGCAACCGAATGAGCTAGAAGAAAATAAGCTGGGTGGGGTCAAAGCAGGAAAACCGGTAAGCAAAATGAATATACTGATTAATTTTTTTATAGTGTCCCAGAATGCTTAAGGATTTCATGTTTATTTGTAAGTGTCCCAGTTTAATGGAATTGTTAATGGCTCTTGATGTTTGAGATTCATATTTATATAGCTTGGTGTATTTGGCATTTGATGTTGGGGTGATATTGAATTTGTACAGGATGAGGAGTGTTTGGAGCAAGAAAAGTCTCATCAGTCTCCTATTCAGAGCTATGCACTTAGGCTTCTTGAGTACAACATTAATGCATCTGAATGTATGCCATTAGCCGAAGCACCACCAACTCCTGACCGGCTAAATGATTTTGTCATTTTGAAAGTACCTGACCAACTTTCAGAAGTAATCTATCTGAACACTGTTCTTTTGATGACCAGTTTGTTTACACCGTTTTGcttttttttcatttcatcaaagtGCTAGTAAACCTGATACAGCAACTGAGCCTAGCTCAGTTGGTGGGATATGTGGGTATCTCTCAGACTTGTGTCCTCTTTGGCTCGAATTTGGGTGCCTATTCCTTGTGTACAATGCCATCGAGTTCCTCCTAGGTTGATCAAGTTTTTTTAATAGACAGTAAATCTGAAATGACCTCACAGGatctcaaaaaaataaaaatgctaatgatgcCCCCCTAATTTCAGGCAAATCTCTTTTACGGTGTAACACCTGGTGCAATGCAGGCATACAGGGAGTCTATGGAGCGTCTCTTTGTTTATAATAACAAGGTAAGGAGATAGTCTTGGTACTCTAAGAGCCTTACACTTTTTTTTTTATCATCGGGTTATTTTGTTATGGGCGTGTTTGCTTCATGGTCTCTCAGGCGAGCTGCCTGCCAGGCATCCGAAATTGGATGCCTAAGGGCGACGCTCGCGCCAGGCAAAAGCAGTCtgggagcaaagcaaacatgccGTAAATGttgaaaatttgagcacacaCTGAAACATATATCTTTTCGGTAGAACACATGGCCAAGTGTTTCGCCTGTGTATCATTTTGTAACGGTTAACAGTAATGCTATGTTACTAAATTGTTTATGTCTTTCTcgttttctttctctctctctggtCCTTATGGCTCTTGTTGAGCATCATTCACTAGTGTACCTCAACATGCTTGGGagtaaaggctttgttgttgctgttgtttCACTTGTGACTGCTCTTCAATTGCTGGTTTCTAGGAAAGCTTCATGTGTTAACTGTTAAGCAGTGGGGTTACAAAATGCAATAGTCTCTTTCCAAGTATCTGCTTTATAGATTTTGTTTGGTATTATGGGCTATAGAATCTTGGGTGTTAATAGCTACCTTGTCAACACTAAATTGCTAACAGGAAACGCCTATAAGATCCATTTGCATTTCTGCCGTTTTCTAGGTGGTCGTAAAAATGGACGTATATTGAAATTAATATCTATTTGTTCCAGAAAGTTGGTAACACTGTACTCAAGGATGATTATGAGCCATCAACATATGCATCTGTCACAGGTATTATTATGTGTTTCATATTCTTACCAACATAAACTATATACCACTATTCTCTAATTTCTTGTGTTATTATGTGTTTCATGTTCTTGCCAACACTAAATTTTGTGTAGATGTCCCTATGGACAATGCATATGGAGATGACGAAAGGGAGGCACGCACCTATTTATTGCCTGGAGTTTATGATGGTGGTTTGGCATCAAAAAATAGTCACAAAAAGAAGCACCCTTTGCCGCAGAGGATAAATGGCACAAGGTCATATGAAATTGGTGCTGACAATCCTTATGAACCACCGTATTTGGAAAGCAAATCAGGAAACCAGCAACTCTTATCAAACGGCAAACGAACAGACTTCCTCACCATTCCTATAAAACGCATCCGCACAGCAGCTAGGCAGCGGGTTGCGAGTCCATTTCCTGCTGGTGCTTCTGGGACCCCTCAATTCACAAATAAAACAGACGCATCTAGTGGAGACACAAACTCCTGTCAAGATGATCAAAGTTCATTACATGGAGGGTCATTTTCCAGGAAGAACGCAGATATAGAGTCCACTGTTGATTTTGACAGACAATTGTTGTATGATGGTAGTGAGGTGTCTACAAAatctaaaaagaagaaaaagactaAGCACCCAGGCTACAAGGCACTACCAAACGTGGCCGAATCTTGTTCATTGATGGCTCCTGGAAAGGTTAATGCTTTGTGCAAAATTTTCATTATTTTTGTTGGTGGCTTTGTTTGATAGAGGAAGTTTCTGGTGATTTTTTCAGGGAACTTATGATCCTAGATCTCAGATCGATATGATAGCTCAATATGAGCAGGTATACCTTTTCTTCTATATTTGATTATATTGCTTGAATAGATCATTGCAACTAACTTTTATGTCATGGTGGCTATCCATACTTCTATTTAGTAACAAATTGCTGAACAACAGCCTGAAATGATTTAAGGTTCTGAAAACAAATCTTCGTGCTAAATGAATTTAGACGTGCATCATGTAGTATAGCGCTCTTTT
Coding sequences within:
- the LOC136450065 gene encoding chromatin modification-related protein EAF1 B-like isoform X3, producing the protein MQNSRQEYDVREERRRELEFLEKGGNPLDFQLGHVASLSVQSTSVTEQIAEQNVISETKGSFAFATSPHGDSVESSGKPGNSLCREGNTADNLMLLDGDASNIGGEKISKRGTKRTNSAQAEQFLHRDGQNNAKEEDSGLFRLGPKSQAYARRRSKSIRENANSASVRYPPIPPLSSQQKDVTGLIPETKTEDNGVSSIGDSKPTSPNSKNMLKNASVLNDKVAMETENVQAIPEGNQTSKTELSNSNNGSPAMEISPNSVPDNSHLTVGDQMATAFASVESPDAISKVAASRIVCSLPSISNEISKEAQTLEKTCNSPSMVSVVDIHADGMDNNGATPYSAVKSASLNENEVDPIHAYAAKAVTEHPGQNEHLVPVSADEMADEGLNKILPDNQDDKKDGQLEVSSRPVVLDDSSTPAHPEFSNSFCAKDETEVCNNAVDSKNNAEQLATSNQGKGNMEECKDSDGNNASELSVAQKLASVTVPPATDTSDVSNFVENDVEKSSRDQEKIAKKECEDSVVAKKDHEDAILRRARYIEANIKRAGERSLCNISLEKKRKSHWDFVLEEMVWMANDFMQERLWKNAAAAQMSHWISSKGRAVFEEASIQRKQKSVARVLANGIMSFWRSVYTLRASGGIPKPMPIEQPNELEENKLGGVKAGKPDEECLEQEKSHQSPIQSYALRLLEYNINASECMPLAEAPPTPDRLNDFVILKVPDQLSEANLFYGVTPGAMQAYRESMERLFVYNNKKVGNTVLKDDYEPSTYASVTDVPMDNAYGDDEREARTYLLPGVYDGGLASKNSHKKKHPLPQRINGTRSYEIGADNPYEPPYLESKSGNQQLLSNGKRTDFLTIPIKRIRTAARQRVASPFPAGASGTPQFTNKTDASSGDTNSCQDDQSSLHGGSFSRKNADIESTVDFDRQLLYDGSEVSTKSKKKKKTKHPGYKALPNVAESCSLMAPGKGTYDPRSQIDMIAQYEQKDYIKKRPETHQFESNGNFVVSGLHAAKKPKLLNQAPDISLEALTPVGPMASPAASQMSNMANPTKVIKISTRGRKSKGFKMPAGHSGPGSPWSSFEDQALVVLVHDMGENWELVSDALNSIIQLKCIYRRPNECKERHKLLTDKSCGDGADSADDSGSSQHYPSALPGIPKGSARQLFQRLQGPFEEETLKAHFEKIIFLGQKLHQTCRKGEIQELRQINPLHTSHVFALSQACPGNLPGVILTPLDLCDGPSNSDALSIGYPGSHTSGLALPNNNCSVGPTLPTSNMNVRLPGSPGMVLGSNSPLPLNAPSRDAQRFGVPRPTSIQGDEQSRIHYNQMVNGRNLQQPGVPVPGVLPSGVDRGARMMPPTHGVGIMTGLNRGTPVTRPGFRRLGSPGNMSPNNGQGLKNAVNVHPGAIPGPGSTMLRPRDPMQMLRPGQNSEEHRQMIMPEFQLQVSQGNNHAVHFSGPPYSNTGASSPVQSFPVQQSQPHQMPQQSHMYGNTHLPHTQGTNQSNPQQQQAYAMRLAKERHIQQMMPQQQRPLSGASAVSAVQNGSQMQQQSQGSATGVIPVTQPQHKQQHPAQNAQGNPMLPHQPSAATSHKQKKQQGQQQPRQNQQQRNQGSQQAKLMKSLGRGNMVHQSPVDVTQASGISTNCKNQVPDKNVMQQAPGHFVGSKGSIPSIPQPGNQPKVYTSQMPLSPMQTPDISNQGTVKGSSNHTLLTSQQGSLHSPSQLAQQQQQQLRYMNPSQNNIQRLIMQQNRHANTDGRIELPVDQVQHNQVMSSASLARSTDSGSPGISSMSQRKQESAHDPSAITSSSQLASSPQDTFVGSDKLLPSSSQSMLQRQMSGGVPIHGHGIGGQVQLQQSRQQLQSQQQQQRPVVQGGVYAHPSNSGPG